A genomic stretch from Pochonia chlamydosporia 170 chromosome 4, whole genome shotgun sequence includes:
- a CDS encoding het domain-containing protein (similar to Colletotrichum gloeosporioides Nara gc5 XP_007281228.1) gives MQLEEFWGTAAPKYAILSHKWVDGEEVSFQDMARGTVESKPGYQKIQKMCHLAKDINLGYAWVDTCCIDKNSSAELSESINSMFRWYQESAICCVYLHDLEKAEQVNIDISQCIWFTRGWTLQELIAPDKVFFYNASWERIGSRMSLKTEISNITGIDERVLMRLTDEPLELSQFSVAQRMSWASARHTTKPEDIAYCLLGLFEVNMPLLYGEGTDSFLRLQEAILEKSQDLSVLAWKPVDNVQTCRGAFARSPAEFAWCRTIFPLSDIKEADDFALTGNGLQITTRLLEHHQHGTKKRASELPYSQLVLQLNCASWEGGLVGLLLKKVGERAYVRDVTSDGGIRLDNTLDTEISKNCLIQQRINIPRNVSNLESLRYNRLRVFGTYFHIADDLKVIQAIPPERWDPCMNAFTSTMACAIVALVLRPKKAEDSTEDFVVIITGTGMPFTVLSQSIEEADFFWKNIYILLRRHPKASYILEHASSLHEGDIQQNLKHRALEMTPFNPNQRNSAAFILPGHWGNVPLTGSVQHPFGEIYLARGQRDIPELNLGEEVRVDCVAISLPGTDQASDGNEVEETGGLQSPNSLPDLCEFSLEDKWRRLWEAAPVHLNLEDLEKHPSDLIG, from the coding sequence ATGCAGTTGGAAGAGTTTTGGGGAACGGCAGCTCCAAAATATGCGATTTTATCTCATAAATGGGTAGATGGTGAGGAGGTATCCTTCCAAGATATGGCCCGGGGCACTGTGGAAAGCAAACCAGGCTATCAAAAGATCCAAAAGATGTGCCATCTTGCGAAAGACATCAATCTCGGATATGCTTGGGTCGACACATGTTGTATCGACAAAAATAGCAGCGCAGAATTGTCGGAATCGATTAATTCTATGTTCCGTTGGTATCAAGAGTCTGCTATATGCTGTGTCTACCTCCACGACCTTGAGAAAGCCGAACAAGTTAACATTGACATATCGCAGTGCATATGGTTCACTCGGGGTTGGACACTTCAAGAGCTTATTGCGCCAGACAAAGTCTTTTTCTACAATGCTTCCTGGGAGAGAATCGGTAGTAGGATGTCACTCAAGACTGAGATATCGAACATCACTGGAATTGACGAAAGAGTCCTAATGCGTCTAACAGACGAGCCCTTGGAACTTTCGCAATTCTCTGTTGCCCAGAGAATGTCCTGGGCCTCTGCTCGCCACACCACAAAGCCGGAGGATATAGCATATTGCCTCTTAGGCTTATTCGAGGTCAATATGCCGTTATTGTACGGAGAAGGGACTGATTCTTTTCTCAGACTGCAAGAGGCAATCTTGGAGAAATCTCAGGATTTAAGTGTTTTGGCCTGGAAGCCTGTAGATAATGTGCAAACCTGTCGTGGGGCTTTCGCACGGTCACCAGCAGAGTTCGCGTGGTGTCGTACTATATTTCCCCTAAGTGACATCAAGGAGGCCGATGACTTTGCTTTGACTGGTAACGGCCTGCAAATTACTACTCGTCTCCTggagcatcatcaacatggcacgaagaagagagctaGTGAATTACCATACTCTCAGCTCGTCTTGCAATTAAATTGTGCCAGCTGGGAGGGTGGCCTTGTAGGATTACTTTTGAAGAAGGTTGGCGAGCGAGCTTATGTTCGAGATGTCACCTCAGACGGCGGGATAAGGCTCGACAACACGTTGGACACGGAGATATCCAAAAACTGTTTAATCCAGCAAAGAATTAACATTCCCCGGAACGTCTCCAATTTGGAAAGCCTCCGATATAACAGGTTAAGGGTGTTCGGTACATACTTCCATATTGCGGACGATCTTAAAGTTATTCAAGCAATACCGCCAGAAAGATGGGATCCCTGCATGAACGCCTTCACCTCTACCATGGCTTGTGCGATTGTGGCATTGGTTCTAAGGCCGAAAAAGGCGGAGGACTCTACTGAAGATTTCGTTGTGATCATTACCGGTACTGGTATGCCATTCACAGTACTGTCTCAAAGTATCGAGGAGGCCGACTTTTTTTGGAAGAATATTTACATCCTGCTCCGTCGCCACCCGAAGGCCAGCTACATTCTGGAACATGCGTCCAGTCTTCATGAAGGAGACATTCAACAAAATCTAAAACACCGGGCATTGGAAATGACTCCATTCAATCCAAATCAACGGAATTCAGCCGCATTTATTTTGCCTGGGCATTGGGGAAATGTTCCCCTCACGGGTAGCGTTCAGCATCCTTTCGGCGAAATCTACTTGGCGCGAGGCCAACGTGACATTCCGGAACTAAATTTGGGAGAGGAAGTAAGAGTAGATTGCGTTGCAATCTCACTCCCAGGAACGGACCAGGCAAGCGACGGAAACGAAGTAGAAGAGACAGGTGGGCTTCAAAGTCCGAACTCATTGCCCGATCTTTGTGAATTCAGTTTAGAAGACAAATGGCGGAGGCTCTGGGAGGCTGCTCCAGTGCACTTGAATCTAGAGGACCTAGAGAAACACCCATCGGACTTGATTGGTTGA
- a CDS encoding xylitol dehydrogenase XdhB (similar to Neosartorya fischeri NRRL 181 XP_001264135.1), protein MAPAAVNTNANGTGLSLKPNIGVYTNPKHDLWISEAGPTAESVSAGSDLKPGEVTIAIRSTGICGSDVHFWHAGCIGPMIVEGDHILGHESAGDVIAVHPSVTSLKVGDRVAVEPNIICNACEPCLTGHYNGCENVAFLSTPPVPGLLRRYVNHPAVWCHKIGDMSYENGSLLEPLSVALAGMQRAKMQLGDPVLVCGAGPIGLVTMLCCAAGGASPLVVTDISESRLAFAKELCPRVITHKIEPGSAEETAKAIVKSFNGVEPSLTMECTGVESSINAAIWATKFGGKVFIIGVGKNEITIPFMRASVREVDIQLQYRYSNTWPRAIRLVESGVIDLSRLVTHRFPLEDALKAFETSADPKSGAIKVQIQSFD, encoded by the exons ATGGCCCCCGCAGCCGTCAATaccaatgccaatggcaccGGTCTCTCTCTGAAACCAAATATTGGTGTTTATACAAACCCAAAACACGATCTGTGGATTAGTGAGGCTGGGCCTACTGCTGAGAGTGTTTCGGCTGGCTCGGACCTGAAGCCTGGCGAGGTAACGATTGCTATTCGAAGTACTGGTATTTGCGG ATCCGATGTTCACTTTTGGCATGCAGGCTGCATTGGGCCCATGATTGTAGAAGGTGACCATATTCTGGGCCATGAGTCTGCTGGTGATGTCATTGCGGTGCATCCATCAGTGACCAGCTTGAAAGTTGGAGACCGCGTAGCAGTTGAGCCTAACATCATTTGCAATGCCTGCGAGCCCTGCCTAACGGGACATTACAACGGCTGCGAGAACGTCGCCTTCCTGTCAACACCGCCAGTGCCTGGTCTATTGCGCCGATATGTCAACCATCCAGCTGTTTGGTGCCACAAGATTGGCGACATGTCCTATGAGAATGGGTCCCTTCTTGAGCCGTTGAGCGTTGCTCTTGCCGGAATGCAACGAGCCAAGATGCAGCTCGGAGATCCGGTACTGGTCTGCGGTGCTGGTCCAATCGGCCTGGTTACCATGCTGTGTTGCGCTGCTGGCGGCGCAAGCCCGCTTGTCGTCACGGACATCTCGGAGAGCAGACTCGCTTTTGCCAAGGAACTCTGCCCTCGGGTCATTACTCACAAAATTGAACCTGGCTCTGCCGAAGAAACAGCAAAAGCTATTGTTAAATCGTTCAATGGAGTTGAGCCTTCCCTGACGATGGAATGTACCGGTGTGGAAAGCAGCATTAATGCTGCCATCTGGGCAACCAAGTTTGGCGGCAAAGTGTTCATTATCGGTGTTGGAAAGAACGAAATCACCATTCCCTTTATGCGTGCTAGCGTACGCGAAGTCGACATCCAGTTGCAGTATCGGTATAGCAATACCTGGCCACGGGCTATTCGACTAGTGGAGAGCGGTGTCATTGATCTGTCGAGGTTGGTAACGCACAGATTTCCCTTGGAAGATGCGTTGAAGGCATTTGAGACTTCGGCAGATCCCAAGAGCGGGGCCATCAAGGTGCAGATTCAGAGCTTTGACTAG
- a CDS encoding mitochondrial F1F0-ATP synthase, subunit G (similar to Metarhizium robertsii ARSEF 23 XP_007816921.1), translated as MPMSLARPMIRSPALRMASRRFESTAASKATDAAKETASKAQQGLSRVTSAAGPAIAGAARGVGNALGKIGGRTGRLIGFVERQTPFVVYYSKVGAEVAKLVFQGQKMSPPSVATFQNTYQTLWRSFKNGSLFQSPQNMLQQARNLSNAQLIAGGVVAAECIGFFTVGEMIGRFKIVGYHGETGAHH; from the exons ATGCCCATGTCGCTCGCTCGCCCCATGATCCGCTCGCCGGCCTTGCGGATGGCTTCTCGCCGCTTCGAGagcaccgccgccagcaagGCCACCGACGCTGCCAAGGAGACTGCCTCCAAGGCTCAGCAGGGTCTGTCGCGCGTCACCAGCGCTGCTGGCCCTGCCATTGCCGGCGCTGCCCGAGGTGTTGGTAATGCTCTGGGCAAGATTGGCGGCCGGACCGGTCGCCTCATTGGCTTCGTTGAGC GCCAAACCCCCTTCGTCGTGTACTACTCCAAGGTTGGCGCTGAGGTTGCCAAGCTGGTCTTCCAGGGCCAGAAGATGAGCCCTCC TTCCGTCGCCACCTTCCAAAACACCTACCAGACTCTCTGGAGATCCTTCAAGAACGGCTCCCTCTTCCAGTCCCCCCAGAACATGCTCCAGCAGGCCCGCAACCTCAGCAATGCTCAGCTTATTGCCGGCGGTGTCGTTGCTGCCGAGTGCATCGGATTCTTCACCGTCGGTGAGATGATTGGCCGCTTCAAGATTGTCGGATACCACGGCGAGACCGGCGCTCACCACTAA
- a CDS encoding methyl transferase (similar to Beauveria bassiana ARSEF 2860 XP_008594756.1), producing the protein MSQNSGDAPQQLHAFRQHGRYYGSWRPRKYLFPIDAEELNRMDLFHKFFLVARRNALYLPDLPQNGPLRVLDLGTGTGIWAINVAEQTNVEPVIMAVDLHKIQPALIPPGITTIQFDIEDPSWESLITGCDLVHIRMLYGSIRYELWPEIYQRIFHHLTPGSGYVEHVEIDWVPGWEGNDIPRASALKEWSDRFLRALDRFHRNARVDAAAARGAMEAAGFTDFREEVIRCYVNPWMSDRHERDVARWFNLGLSHGIPAMSTMPMIEGLGMDQEEVRKLCSDVNHEICVLRYHAYFNMHVWSAKRPSDHEVGGMA; encoded by the exons ATGTCCCAAAACTC TGGTGATGCGCCTCAGCAACTTCATGCTTTTCGGCAACATGGCCGTTACTATGGGTCATGGCGGCCACGGAAATATCTATTTCCCATCGATGCG GAAGAGCTCAATCGAATGGATTTATTTCATAAGTTCTTTCTAGTGGCGCGTCGAAACGCCCTCTACTTACCAGACTTACCTCAAAATGGCCCTCTTCGAGTCTTGGATTTGGGCACCGGAACAGGCATCTGGGCAATTAATGTTGCTGAACA AACAAATGTAGAGCCCGTCATCATGGCAGTAGACCTTCATAAAATCCAGCCAGCTTT AATCCCACCTGGAATAACCACCATCCAGTTCGACATTGAAGATCCGTCTTGGGAATCTTTAATTACGGGCTGCGACTTGGTGCATATTCGGATGCTTTATGGAAGCATACGTTATGAATTGTGGCCAGAAATTTACCAAAGAATATTCCA TCACCTCACGCCTGGGTCAGGATATGTCGAGCATGTCGAAATCGACTGGGTACCTGGATGGGAAGGAAATGATATACCGCGGGCGTCTGCCTTGAAGGAATGGTCGGATCGGTTTTTGAGAGCATTAGACCGATTTCATCGCAATGCGAGGGTGGACGCAGCTGCCGCTAGGGGGGCAATGGAGGCTGCTGGATTTACCGACTTCAGGGAAGAGGTCATCCGGTGCTATGTCAACCCGTGGATGTCCGATCGCCATGAACGAGACGTTGCGAGATGGTTCAATCTTGGTCTATCTCATGGTATCCCGGCAATGAGCACAATGCCTATGATTGAAGGATTGGGCATGGATCAGGAGGAGGTCCGAAAACTCTGCAGCGACGTTAATCACGAGATCTGTGTGTTGCGATATCACGCATACTTCAATAT gcatgtctggtctgcaaAACGACCATCCGACCATGAAGTTGGTGGCATGGCATGA